DNA sequence from the Bradyrhizobium diazoefficiens genome:
GGCCCCCTTCGGCGGGCTTTTTCATGCCGAGTTTCTCGCTGTGCAGGACTCAAATCGACGCGCGCGGTCGAAGGATGGTTCGCGGACGCCGTCCTATCCCCGCAGTGCGCCCCGCAATAGCCCGATGAAGTCCTGCGCCACTTGCGAGAGGGCTTCGTGCGTGGGGGACAGGATTGCGATCTGGTACTGGATCTTTGGCTTGAACGGGCGGGTGATCAGGCCTTCGGTAAAGGGGCGGCTCACCACCGGATCGACAATGCCCACGCCGCGGCCCTCCGCGACCAACTGGCACGCTGTCGAGAAGAACTCCGTCTCCGCAACGACATTCCAGCGCGCGCCGTATTCGGAAAAAGCGGACGCAAGCTGCTGGTAGACTGGATCGCCGCGAAACAAGGTGACGAACGGGACCCCGTCGAGATCATCAGGCGTGATCTGCTCGAGGTTTGCCAGCGGATGTGTCTTCGGCAGCATGCAAAGGCATTCGTATGAGAACACCTCCATATGCGAGATCGGATAATCCAGCGGCAGTTCGGCGACCGCGAGATCGAATTGCTGCGTCGACATCATTTCCCGGACGGTTGCAGAGTTCCGGGTGATGATTTTCATCTGCAACTCGGGCCGGTTGCTGGCGAACTGTGACAGCAGGCGCGGCAAGAGGCTGATGGAAATGCTTGGATAGGCCGTGATCGCAAGATGCCCGCGCCGCCCGGATCGGATCTCGGTGGCCACGCGCGATGCATTCTCGACGGCTTCCAGCGCGCGTGCCGCCTCGACATAGAACAATTTGGCTTCCGGCGTCGGTTGCAGGCGGCCGCCGCGACGCAGGAACAGGGTCAGCCCGGTTTCGTGCTCGAGGCCTGCGATCATCGTGCTGATCCCGGGCTGCGACATGCCGAGCAGTTCGGCCACCCTGGTCATGGTGCCGTGGAGCATCAAGGCGCGAAAGCATTCGAGCTGTCTCAGGCGCATGGCTTGCTATATAAATTAGCTATAATGGACGCAATTAATATTATTAGAATTACATGAGTGCGAGTGCTCCAATGCCCAAAAGGCAGAAGGAGACCTCACGTGAACGCTGCAACCTTCGATCTCACCCGCGCCCGCCTGATTCCGGCCCGGCGTGGCGTGGCGGCGCGCCTCGAAGCCGGGGAAACGGTGACCGTCGTCAACACCCAAGGCAAGCAGGTGGTCGATACCTGGGCGTTCAACGCCCGCGACACCACCGAATTCATGTCGATGGAACACAGCCGCGCCGCGATGCTGCGGCTCATTCCCAGGGTCGGCGATACGCTGACGACGAATCGGCGGCGCGCGATGCTCACCCTCGTCGCCGACACGACGCCCGGAATCCATGACACGCTGATCGCCGCCTGCGACATCCATCGCTATCGCCAGCTCGGCGCCGTCGGCCATCACGACAACTGCACGCAGAACCTGACGCTGGCGCTCGAGACGGTCGGCGTGTCGGCCGCGGTGACACCGCCGCCGCTAAATCTGTTCATGAATGTACCGGTGACCGGTGGCGGCGAGCTGAGCTTCCAGGCGCCGGTCAGCGAGGCGGGCCAATACGTCACGCTGCGCGCCGAGATGGATCTCATCATCGTGTTCTCCGCCTGCCCGCAGGACATGGTGCCGGTGAACGATATGAAGCCAACCGACGCCCATTTCGTAATCGCCTGATCCCTCGCGGAGGATATCCATGCGCAAGCTACCGCCGCTCAACGCCATCCGCGCGTTCGAAGCCGCCGCGCGCCACGAGAGCTTCACCGCCGCCGCCAACGAACTCTGCGTCACAGTGACGGCGATCAGCCATCAGGTCCGGCAACTCGAAGCGATGCTCGGGCGCAAACTGTTCGAGCGCTCCGGCCGCGCGGTGGTGCTGACGGCGGAAGGGCAGGCGGTGTTTCCCCTGCTGCGCGACGGGTTCGATCGGATGGCGAGCGCCTTCGCCGCGATCTGCCCGCCGGCCGACGGCGAGGCGATCACGGTGTCGACCACGCGGGCCTTTGCCGAGCGCTGGCTGATGCCGCGGCTCGCACGCCTCAATGCGGCGTTCCCGGCCATCGTGGTCCACATCGACGCGACCGAGAACATTGTGACGCCGGGCATCAAGGGGATCGACCTCGCGGTGCGCTACGGACAGGTCGACCGCGCTCATGACGCCTCCGTGCTGTTCAAGGACAGCTACGTCGCGGTCGCGGCGAACGCGATCTGTCCCTCCGCCGCACGCGTTGCCATCGATGATTTCCGTCCGCGGCCGTTGCTGGCCTATCGCTGGAAGAACGCCGTGCTGGATTCGCCGGCCTGGGCGACGTGGCTTGCGGGCATATCCCACGATGCAAGCCGGGATTTCCGCATCTCCTGGTATAGCGAGGAGCCGCTGGCGCTGCATGCCGTTGAACGGGGCCTTGGGCCGCTGTTGTGCAGCGATGCGCTCGTCGGCGAACAGTTGCGCGAGGGAACGTTGCGCCGGATCGACGGGCCGGCACTTCCCGGCTTCGCCTTCCGCCTAGTGGAAGCAAGCGGTGCCTCCAGGCGCAAATCTGTCGCGACGTTCGTCGACTGGCTGCGCAACGAGGCGGCGACGTTTCGCAAGCTCTCCGTCCCGCTCATGACACGGGCTGCATGAAGTAGGGCAACGTCTCCACCCGGATATGATAGCTGCCAGAGGCGACCAGGCCATCGATATGGGCGGTGATCGCCTCGAGCGGCGCGAACCACACCTTGCGCTCCCTGACGACGGTTTCGAGCCAGCGCTCGACCACGCGCCAGCGGGCCAGCCGACCCGTCAGGAACGGATGCCAGATGCCCATCCAGAATCCGCCAGCTTCATACGCAGCCTCGAACTCCTCGAATGAGGCGGCAAGGCCCTCGCTCGGCGATTTGACCGGCATCATGTAGCCGATCTCCGCGTAGTGGGCGAACGGAGGCCAATCGTCCGATCCCCAGTGCGGCGGCATCTCGTACAGCGACCCGCGCGCCGTGCGCATCAAATACGGAATGTCGTCCGCCATCAGCGACGAGTCGTAGGCAAAACCGTGCTCGATCAGGAGGTCGATGGTGGCCTGATTGGCGTTGTAGACCGGCGCGCGATAGCCGCGCGGTTTGCGACCGGTCATCGCGACATGAACCTCGAGGGCCCGTTCGAACGCCTCGCGTTGCTCGGCGCTGGATATCGTGGTCGGGTCCTCATGAATATAGCCGTGATGGCCGATCTCGTGGCCGTCCTTGAGGATCGCCTCCACCGCGTCGGGATAGTGCTGCATGGTCCAGGCCGGCATGAAGAACGACTGCTTCAGCCCGAGGCGGCGGTAGGTCTCCAAGATGCGCCGCACGCCGACTGTCGGCCCGTACCGTCCCATCGTGATCGGATAGAGCCGGTCGAACGAGTCGTTCGGCCGGGCGATATGGATCAAGCTGTCGGCGTCAACGTCGAAGGTGATCGCACAGGCGCAGCACGCCCCGTTCGGCCAGGGGATGGGATTGCGGATCATGAGACTATCCTCTTGCCGTGTGCCGGTCGCGATTGATCATTCGGCAGCCACCCTGGCAGGACCGTCGATCCCGAGACACTGCCGGACCAGGACCGGGATCGCGGCAAAGGCGTCGGCGACGGACTGCCGGTGGCGTTCGTCGCCAAACTCCTGATAGTCGACGGCGATCAGATGGCTCTCCTGCACACCAAGATAATGCGCGCAGGTGAAGATGTGGGTCTCGAGATGGTTCATGTGCTCCCGCACCCCGCCGGGCCCGAAACCAAACTCGCCCCGCGAACTCAGCACCACCAGGGTCTTGCCGCTCATGATCGGCTCGAGCGGATAATCGCCGCGGCCAAGGTCGAATGAGAACGTTTTGCCGATGCGGATCACCTTGTCGAACCACGATTTCAGAGCAGACGGCATGCCGTAATTGTGCATCGGCGCGCCGATGATGATGACATTGGCGCGATCGAGTTCGTCAATCAACTGGTCGGAGAGGCGAAGCTCGTCATGTTGATCCGCCGTGCGTTCGTCGGCCGCGGTGAAGGCCGCGGCCACCCACGCTTCGGTGATGAAGGGCGGCGGATCGCGGCCGATGTCACGGGAGATGATGGTGGTGCCGGGTTCATGCGCCAGCCATTGATCGACGAACGCCTTTGAGAGCTTCCGGCTGACCGAACGGTCGCCGCGCGGACTGGCGTCGATGTGTAGAAGTGTCGTCATCGGTAAAACCTCGACTGATGGAGTATCCATGCGTCAGCCGTACAATGGCCGAGGGCGGTGCCGGGTGTGATTGATGAATTCGTCAGGTGAGTTGAGGAATTCTCAATAGTGAACCGCTGCGACACCATGACGGCTGATCCGGCGCGATGACCCCGGGTTTTCTCGATCGACTATCCGCGAACCTGATCGGCGCGCTTCACTCTCCACTTCATGTCAACCCCGCTTGAGTAATTCTCATTAACGCGCGAGGCCTGATCTTGCTGAGATACCCCATCCCGGCCGAAATCGATGCGCCGGACAGGGGAGAAACATGTTGGCTAAGCAGATATCAAATGCGGCGTACGATGAGGCCGGCTTCGACGCGCATGGAATTGTGCCGGTGCCGGCGGCGCACCGGACCTCGTCACCGTTCGACCAATTCTGGATCTGGACCGGCGCAAACATTGCGCCGATCAATTGGGTGCTCGGCGCGCTCGGCATTCAGCTCGGCCTGAGCGTTCTGCAAGTGCTTGCAGTGGTCGTGATCGGCAACTTGTTCGGCGCGGCGCTGTTCGCTGCCTTCTGCCTGATGGGACACCGCACCGGCGTACCGCAGATGGTGCTGGGCCGCCTGGCGTTCGGCCGCCGCGGCGCCTACCTGCCGGCGCTAGCGCAAGTGCTGATGCCGATGGGATGGGTTGCGATCAACACTTGGATCGTGCTCGACCTCTGCATGGCAGCGCTGGAGCGGATGGGCTTCAGCGGCGGCCCTGAAATCAAGTACATGATCGCTGCGCTGGTGATGGTACTGCAGGTCGGCATCGCAGCTTGGGGCTTCAACGCTATCAAGATGTTCGAGCGCTACACCATGCCGGTCATCCTCGTCATCATGGCCATCATGACCGCGCTCGCATTCCTTCGTGTCGATATCAAGTGGCAGTCCCCGTCCGGCGGCGGCATGGCGGCGTTCGCCGCAGCCACGCAGTTGATGACCGCGATCGGCATCGGCTGGGGTATCTCATGGCTCACCTATGCTTCGGACTACACGCGCTTCGCCAAGCCCTCGCTCAGCGCCGGCAAGGTACTCCGGGCGACATTCCTTGGCATGTTCCTGCCGACGGTCTGGCTTGCTTTCCTGGGCGCGGCGATCGCATCCGCCGGTGCGGGCTCCGATCCGTCGAAACTGATCATCGCTACCTTCGGCGTGATGGCGCTGCCGGTGCTTCTCGTGCTGCTGCACGGCCCGATCGCGACCAACATCGTCGTCATCTACTCGGCCGCGCTGTCGACCCTCACGCTCGACCTGCGCCTGCCGCGCTGGATCATCTCGGTGATCTCGGGCGTGATTGCCTGCGCGATCCTTTATGCGTTCCTGCAATCGGGTGATTTCGCGCATGCCTTCGACAACTTCATGGTCGCCCTGATCGTCTGGATCAGCCCATGGGCCGGCGTCACGCTCACGGATTTTTATCTGGTCCGACGCGGACGGATCGATGTCGCGGCGCTCTACGCGGCTCCGGATCGCGATGGCGGCATCAACTGGGCAGGCCTCATCGCCTTCGCGATCGGGCTGGTGGCGGCCTGGGCGTTCCAAATGGGGACAATTGCGGCCATGCAGGGGCCGCTGGCGCTGGCGACCGGTGGGATCGATCTGTCCTGGCTCACTGGCATGAGTGCCGCCGGCGCAAGCTATCTCATGCTGCATCGCCTCTTCGGACGTCCGTTCGCGTCAGGCAAGCACTTGCAGTCTGCGGATGCGGCGTCGGTCGAGGCCGCACCCATCTCGCTCTCGCAGGTCTAGGCATCCGCATCAGCGATGGGCCTCTACACGGCGGTCTTGCTGGACGCATCGCCGAGCTTCAGGCGGTGCCATGTCGCGCCCCGTTGCCCATTCGGCAAGGGGCGTGAGCAATGTCACCAGCTCGCGTCACTTGCCGTAGTCCTTAATTGATCGTTCGGATAAAGTCTTGCGCGATGCCGGATGACGCCGACGGCAGTCAGGCTTCGTGAGGGGGCAGGATTTGAACCCAACCAAGTTCGAACAAGCGGCGGGTTCCGGCCGGCCACCTCCCAGCGACCTGGGTTGCCAGCCAACAACAAGGCAGGGCTCCCAATATTATGAGTTCGCGAGTAGCAGACCCTTCGCCACCGCGCCAGGTGCTCACGCCACTAGACTAAGGACAAAAAGCGGTTCCTCCTGTCGTGGTTACGTATGATCCCCTCCCTGGGCACCAAATCTGCGATTTTCTAGGCAAATTGCGATTTTGCGCGATCTTCTCCACGAGAGGACGCGCTCGCATTGGTACCGTTCGATTGAGCCTGTGGTGGCCCCGCACGCCCGCACCGGGCTACACGTCCCTCAGACCGCGGAACAGTGCGCCAAACGCGGAGTCCGTCCTGTAAAAGATCGCCGGCTGGCCCAGTGGAGCGCCGACCGTAATTTCCTCGCCGCCGGCGAACGACTGGCCTGACCAGACGTGGACCCAATCGGTTCCGGTCGGCAGATATAACGTCCTTTCTCCCTCGGATGGCCGCCAGACCGGCGCCACCAGCAGGTCGGGACCGTACAGATAGCTGTCCTGAATGGTGTATGTCCGGCGATCGGCTTCGTGATGTAGAAACAAGGGGCGCTGCACTGGAAGGCCCCGGCGAGCGGCCTCCTGCGACAAGGCCTGAAGATATGGTGCGAGATGAACGTAGATTGCCGTCATCCTCGCAAAATGCCGCAACACCTCGCCATCGCCGTCGAGCTGCAAATTATCGCGCGGCCGATTGCCCTCGTGACTGCGCATGACCGGCGTGAATGCGGCCATCTCCGCCCAGCGCATGAGCAGCTCGGGTGTACGGACATTGCCGAACAGGCTCGTATAACCGCCGATGTCGGAATGATGAAACGCGTTGCCGAGCAGGCCGGAGGACAAGGCGGCGCAGATCACCGTCACGAGCCCGTCGTGACGCGAGAAATCGACCGACTGGTCGCCGGCCCAAAGCAAGGGGCAGTGCTGCTGCACGCCCGTAAAACCGGACCGCATGAAGAACAGCGCTTCGCCGGTCTTGCCTCGGCTCGCCACCGCCTTTGCGTTCACCTCCGCCCAAAGTGTCGGCCATTGATTGTGCATCAGCTTTGCATCCACGCCATTGGCGAGACGCACGTCGGTCGGCAGGTACTCACCAAAGTCGGCCATCCAGCCGGATAGGCCGTAGTCGAGCATGCCAGCGCCGATGATGTCTTCACTGAACCATGCGGCCGCGTCCTCGTTGGTGAGATCGACAATGCCGCAGTGAAATTCACCGAAATCGATCAACGCGGTTCGCCCCGAGCCGTCCTTGACGAAATAGCCCGCGGCTTCAGCCGCAGTGAACAAGGACCCATCGTCACAAAGATAGGGGTTCACGTAGCCGAGAAAGCGGATGCCATCGCTGTTCAGTTCGGCGATGCGCTGGCGAAGGCCTGGATATCGCTGCTCGTTCGCCTGCCAATTCCAGAACAGCCGCGCACCAAATGCAGTCGGCCGGATTCCAACCCAGTCTTCGCACCAGAGGCCGGCGACCTTGACGCCGGCCTCGCGGATCCGCTCGAGGCGCGCGAATGAGGCCGCCCCATCCTTCAATCCGACGATCGCGCCGTTGTAGATCCAGTCCGGCAGGGGCGGCTGACGCCCGAAGCGGCCCGACAGGATTTCGACCAATTCGATAAACGTGTCCGCCGCAAACAGCTCGATACGCTCCGGAACGGCCCAAACCTCAATCTCGTGAAACGCATCGTCGCGGAAATCGAAAGCGCAAAAGGCAGAGGTTGCGACGTGAAGCGCATAATGGGCGGAGGAAACATAGGTCGGCTGCGGATAGTAGGTGTGGAAATAGTCCCCGCCCGCCTTGTCGGTGGCATCAGCCCTGAATGTGATCTCGGTCGTCTTGTCCCGGCCAACGCCGGGCTCGGAGCTCCACAGTGGAAACCGCCGGCCGCGCAGATCGAAATAGGAAAACTGCTCGCCGCCACCCCAGACGTGCTCGTCCCGATCAGCCGCCATCCGAATCCAAAACCTGTTCATGGACGGATCCGTCGCCTGTAGCACAAGCGCGTTTCCCTCGAGCCAAACGATCAACCGCGGCGCCTGCCCCTTGCCGGGCGCAAGCGCGATGCGCTCGCCGTCGATCTCGGCATGCGCCAGCGGACAGCGCTCGACGAGGCGGTCCTCGATCTCGAAACGACCACGGTGCATCGCGATGTGGTCATGACCGCGTCCGACAAAGATGCACGGCTTTGCGGCGCTATGGCTGAGGACCGGCCGGTGATTGATGGAGACTGTGAAGCCCGCAGGGCTGGTTTCGAGTTTCGCGGTCATTCCTTCCCTCACGTCAGGCCTGCCGGCCAGCGAGGCGTAGCGAATGGAATCATAGCTTGTCATCTCGGAAACCTCGGAATGCCTCTCGACACGTGACTCCTCACCCCTTGACGCCGCCGGCCGTCAGCCCCGAAACCACACGTCCCTGGAAGATCACGATCAGGACCGCAATCGGCACGATGCCCACGACGAGCGCCGCTGATATCACCGGCCAGGGGAATGCAAATTCACCCTGGTAGAGCTGGATTCCGACGGGCAGCGTGCGCAACGCCGGATTGGAATTGAACGACAGGGCCAGCAGAAATTCGTCCCACGCGTTGACAAAGGCGAGAATGCCGGCGGTGAAAATGCCGGGCGCCGACAACGGCACGACCACCCTGAACAGCGCGCCAATTCGCGTGCAGCCATCGATCATGGCTGCGTTTTCCAGATCGCGCGGAATACTCTCGAAAAACGACGTCAGCACCAAGATACAGACCGGCAGGCTCAGCACCGCGTAAGGCATGATCAGCGCCGTCCAGGTGTTGAGCAGATCGAGCGCCCGCATCGTCTCGAACAGCGGCACCAGGAGCGTGACCAGCGGAAAGGTCGAAACCGCGATGATCAGCGACATGATCAGGCCGCGAAACCTGAGATTGAGCCGGGCGAGTGCATAGGCGGCTAGGACGGAGACCAGCAGCGTCAACGCCGTCGACAGCAGCGCGACCATGAAGCTGTTGAACAGGAAGGTGAGCAGCGGCTGGTCGGAGAACGCCTGCACATAGTTCTGCAGCGTCGGCGTGCGCGGCAACCAGGTGATCGGCTTCAGGGTCAGTTCCGCCTCAGTCTTGAACGAGGTGAGAAGGATCCACAGCGCCGGAAACAATCCGTTGATGATGAGGATCAGCGCCGCCAGCACGCGTAGCGGCTTGCCCGACAGGAGCGATCCGGCTCTCGAAATGGCGTCCGTGGTCATTCGACCGCCTCGCTGCCGCGGATCATGCGCAGATAGAGCGCCGTCACAGCCATGGAGAGAATGAACATCACCACCGCAAGCGCCGACCCGTAGCCGAGATCGAGAAACGAGACGGTGTTTTGATGGATATACATGGCGAGCGTCACGGTCGACGTGCCCGGTCCGCCGCCCGTCATCATATAGGGAATGTCGAAGGTCTGCAGCGCGGTGATGGTCCGGAAGATCAGCGCAACCACGATCGTCGGCTTGAGCAGCGGCAGCGTGATCAGAAGAAACTTCCGCACGAGGCCTGCCCCATCGACATCCGCCGCCTCATAGAGCGATCGGGGAATGGTCTGCAGGCCAGCGAGAATGATCAGCGCCATGAAAGACGACGTCTTCCAGATGATGGTGAGGCAGATCGCGGCAAAGGCGAGCCGTGACGAATTGAACCAGATAATGCCGGACAGGCCGAACCTCTGCAGCACGTCGTTGACGACGCCATATTCAGAATGAAAGAACCAGGCGAAGATCAGGCCCGCGAAGGAAAGGGGCAGCGCCCACGGGACGAGCAGCGAAAGCCGCGCCGGCCAACGCATTTGAAACGGAAGATTGGCAAGCAGCGCAAGGGCGAGACCGACGATCAGCGCGCCGGGAACCGTGATCAGCGCAATGAGGATGGTGTTCCAGGCCGCCTGCCAGAATACCGGATCCTCGATCATCTGCTGGAAATTCGCGAGCCCGGCGAAGCGCGCCGGCACCCCCGACGTGAGCGACAGGTCGAGGAAGCTCGTATAAATGAGCTTGCAGACCGGATAGCCGATCACCACGGCGAGCAGGATGGCGGCCGGCGCAAGCAGCAGGGCGCCGAGCGTTGCCTCGCCGGGATCAAGCAGGCGTGACCACCGTGCGCGACGCGGTTTGGCGCGACCCGTTGCCCGCGCGAGTGGGAATGATGTCGTCATGAAATCCGGTCCGGATTGCCAAAAGCGCAGCGCAGCTTGTGGTGGCAGCAAGCAACGTGTGAACGGAAGAGCGGACTAGCCCTAATGGAGGATGCGCTTCAGGCGGCTCTCGATCTGGCTGGCGCCATCCGCCGGTGTCGCCACGCCCGCCAGCACCGCGTTCACGGTCGTTCGGATCACCTCGCTGACTTCGTTGTAGCGAGGGGTGACCGGCCGCGCTCTCGCCGTCCGCACCACAGGCAAGGCATCAGCAAACCAGGGAGCAGCCTTGGTGACCTCGGAATCCGTGTAGAGCGCCGGATAGGTCGGCAACAACGAGCCGTTGATCGCCATGAATTTGGATGTCTCAGGGCCGGAGAGATATTCAGCGAGCTTCTTGGCCTCATCCTGATGTTTGGAATAGGCGGAAACGCCCCATTCCCAACCACCGAGACAGGTCGACTGTTGGCCGCCCGCAAGGGCGGGTAGCCGTGAGACTCCTACCTTGCCGACGACAGCCGACCCTTCGCCCTGGAAGAGAGCCCAGGCGTAGCCCCAGTTCACGGCAAACACCACGTTGCCGGCCTGAAACTCCTTGCGGGTGTCATCGGTTGCGACTTCGGCGATGCTCCTCTTGGCAACCCCCTTGTCGACAAAGCCCTTCCACAGCGCCAGCGCCTTGATCGCCGCGTCGCGATCGAAGGCCAGCTTGCCGTTTTCGACGATCGTCTTGCCTTGACTCCAATAGGGAAGGAGGAACGTACAAACCGCCCCCTCGATCGCCTTGCCCTGGAAAGAAAGCCCCTGCAAATTCGGATTGTGCTCGCCGTCTGTGATCTTTTGCGCCGCGATGGCCAGTTCTTCCCACGTCTTCGGCGGCGGGATGTCGTATTTGTCGAGCAGATCCTTCCGATAGTAGAGGAACATCGCGTCGGCAAAAGCGGGTAAGGCGACCACCTTGCCCGCGACGGTATTGGCCTCGGCATAAGGGCGAAGGTAAGCTTGCAGGTCCTTCTCAGGGAACGGGGAAAGCCAACCGGCGGCGGCGAATTGGGCCGGACGAATGACATCGAGAATCAGGACGTCCAGTGAGGGGTCCTTCGCTGACATTACCGTGTTGAGATACTGCGCCTGCAGGTCGGACGTCGCGCCGCCGAGTTCGATCATGACCTTGATGCCGGGATTGCGCGCTTCGAATTGATCCAGCGCCTTCCGCCAGACGGCGGGCTGCCCCTGACTGGAAAGATAGACCTTCAGTTGCGTTTCAGCGGATGCCGGGCCCGTGACCAGCGCTACGCTCAACAACAGCAGACGTGCAAGCCTCGCAAGGTTCATCGTTTTCTCCCGGCTGATATCTTGCCGCGTTTCCGCGTGCTTTAGTCAATTATCCCGGCGCCGCCCACTGAACACTGCGCTCGATCGAAACATCGAACAACTAAGCTTCTTGGGATCGCGCACAGATCCGGTCATCACTGGGCCGCCTCGGGATGCCGTCGCAGCGCTATGATTTTCAGGTTTACACAGATCGCTGTCAAGCCACTTCCCGTTGCGGCTCCAACCGCATTGGCAATCGACATTAATGCATTTCTGGGCCGATCTTGTGAGATCTGATTGATTTCCGACAACCGATCACCTACGCTTCAATGCTGATAATAGCGCTATTATTTCCAAGGTCGATGCCTTCATCAAAGCCCATACGCGCCCGGCGCAAGATGCAGCGGGTCACGATCATGGATGTGGCGGCGCGCGCCGAGCTCTCGCCATCCACCGTGTCTCTCTATTTCCGGAAGCCCAACGCGGTTTCGGCCGCGGCAAGCCGGTCGATCGCACGTGCCATCGAGGCGCTCGACTATGTGCCGAACCTGATGGCGGGCGGACTCGCCGCGGCCTCATCGCGCGTCGCGAGCATTATTGTCCC
Encoded proteins:
- a CDS encoding ABC transporter substrate-binding protein — translated: MNLARLARLLLLSVALVTGPASAETQLKVYLSSQGQPAVWRKALDQFEARNPGIKVMIELGGATSDLQAQYLNTVMSAKDPSLDVLILDVIRPAQFAAAGWLSPFPEKDLQAYLRPYAEANTVAGKVVALPAFADAMFLYYRKDLLDKYDIPPPKTWEELAIAAQKITDGEHNPNLQGLSFQGKAIEGAVCTFLLPYWSQGKTIVENGKLAFDRDAAIKALALWKGFVDKGVAKRSIAEVATDDTRKEFQAGNVVFAVNWGYAWALFQGEGSAVVGKVGVSRLPALAGGQQSTCLGGWEWGVSAYSKHQDEAKKLAEYLSGPETSKFMAINGSLLPTYPALYTDSEVTKAAPWFADALPVVRTARARPVTPRYNEVSEVIRTTVNAVLAGVATPADGASQIESRLKRILH